The DNA sequence ATTTGTGACAAGATAGACGTGATTGGTAGGTCATTTGATGAGTCACGAGTTTCTAGCTCTTACATTAAATGGGATAAAAAAAAGAAGTCTTTATCTATCAAAAGTGAAGAGTTAAATGAATTTCATGGCGAGTTAAACGGTAACTACAATGATATTTTTGTTCGTCAGGAGAACATGGATTCCTATCCCAGGATTTATTTCACTTTTAAATCTAATCCATCTTTTGACAAGTGGGAGAATGGCCACGGCACACGATTTGTTAGTACGCAGGTTGATATTTCACCTGAATCAAAACGAGCTCTATTCAATTTAACGTCATTTAATCAAACAGGTGGAGTTATTTCAAACGTGACAACGAAACGAGCTTGGTGCAAATTACGGTAGTTATATAAAGTTAAAGTGTACTGGCTCGAACCTGAACTGATATTCGGGCCGCGAGCCTAGGCTTAAACTGACAGGTAGAACAAGTCTGAGTTAGCACATATTATTGTAAGGCTTACTTGTGCCATTTTTAGCTATTTGAGACATAGCTTTTTGTCATTGATCATGCTCTACCTCAGAACTAAGCTATCAGCGGCTTATAATTGTTTACTAAAATGTAAGGTGAAGCGGAGCGAACTTTAATAAGTCCCGTGCTTAATGCGTTTGTTAGGGAATTACTCCCCGGGATCAAATGTGTAATCTTCATAATACCTTAAGATTTTATAAAGCTTGGGAACCCCGCTTATAGTCTGAACTTCAATATCTACTACGTAGGCTAATTCATGCCATTGCTTATTAAAACTGTTATGTCCATGTAACATTGCTTCTTTTACTGCATTATTTTCAAAAATTACTTTAGTAGGATTCTTTCTAATAGCTTCAACAATTGCTTTGTCACCTGTTTCTGAGTTGGAATCAAACTTCGTTTGATACCATACAAGAACTTTCTTTTTATGAATGTGATCGGCTGGCTCGTCTATGTTGGCAATTTTTCGATTAATAAAGTTTTGAGCTGCATTTGCTTGTTCAGAACTTAAGATCAATTGATTAATAACGGTGGCGTTGTCACTAGCGGAAATAACTAATTGAGAACCTGCGTCTTTTGCAACCGGCTCAATAATATTTTTCCATTGCAAAAGATCTTTCTTAGTTAAATCCTGAGGTGGGTTTTTAGCCTTACCTAGAAACCAATCAATAATATTAGAAGCAGTTGCAACCCATTGATAAAGTGAACCTCCTTGCCAAAGAAGAGGAACAAGAGGCGCAGCTTTAGTGACCAATTCTACTACTATTGACCCAGATCGCACTTCTTTAATTAGAAGCTCACTTGATATGTCACAGTCTTCTGAAGACTCATGCTCAACAAACCGTTGAAATTGAGAACTAAGGTCCAACAATGAAACAGTTAAATCAGTCAAATTAACTGGCCTTTCATTATTAATCTTAACTTCTAGTTTTTTATCAAAATCGATGTCGATAGTATTCATTGGCTCCATGCTTAACCTCAATAATGTTTGGTTAAAAGGGGGCTTAAGCCCGTTCCAGTCTGTACACCGGACAGTTTGAGTCACTTGTTAGGAAATATTGGTGTGTTTGACTATTTTCATGGTGTCTGGATCTAAAACACCGTATTCAGACTGTTCGTAGTCAAGCAGCGGCCTGCCACTAAGATTTATATTTCCAAAATCTTTATTGGGCCAGAAAATTGCAAAAGGCTTGGCATTGGAGTACTTATATATTTTGGTTACCTGTGGTGCCCCACCAATTTTATCGTAGGTATTCTCGCGCAACATATCTCGAAGCACCTCTAATGGCTCCATATCAAATCCACCCTCCTTTATTTTGCCTCTTTCTTTCAGCAACCTAACCAGGTTTTCCTTAAACGCGTCTTCGTAATCGCCTGTAATGGCGAGAAGTTTATCTTGATTTGGCCCGGTCCAGCTTCGAGAGGGCCTGAAGGTGAATCGTTTAATACTTGCGTCGTAATGTAATAACCATGACCGGAAAGCTCCTAATTTCCAAGACCAACCAGCTACTAAAAAAGTCGTGTCCGGTTCGTTCTTAAGTCCTACTGGCAAATCGTGAACGAGTGTAACCATGTTATTTAGTATGCGCAGTAGGTGACCTTTAAGATCTGTAATATCCATTGCTCGGTTCAGTAATTTAGGATGTTGTGCTACAGCTGATTGCATTTGGAGCATTATTGGGTAGGCATACATTGTATCGCCTGCAAAACAAACTACCACGTCATTTCTCGGGAGGATTCTGATTTTAGGGCAACAGTCCCAACGACAGCCAAAGCTCAGGCGGCTATCGGTAGCGACAATAAGCTCTTCGATCGATTCTACTTTTCTTATCCATGCTAAAGATATAGTCATATTTTGCCCAATTTAAACAGGTTGTTTTGCTTTTACTTAATCAGTTCAGGGTTCTTATTTAAATAATCCCATGCCCATGGCTGAATGTTGTATGGAAACACATCGTGGTAATGAGCCAGGTTTGAAGCTCTTCGAATAACCATTGCTGCCTCTAACTCTTTTGCTACACCATTAGAGTATTTGATTGAGGTTGTTCGCGTGTTCCTGTCTATATATTCAGATAATAGTTTTTTTTCTTCTACCGTAAGAGCATGCAAGCGTTGTTGATAACTTTTTAATTTGAAGTGCCATTTTATTTTTTGTGAAATCCATTTAAAAGCTGGGAAAATGCTCTCAGACAAAAGTACTGATATTGAAATCAGCCAAATTAGAGAAATCCATATTTGAAGACTATTTTTCGCTTCAATTAAAGCTAATTTATAAAGGAATTCATCCCCTGAAAAGAGTATTGTTGAGGTAATAACACAAAGGATGAAAGCTTGTTTTCCAGACAACTTTAACCATTCGAATATTTGCTTAACGTCCATCATGATCTCTCCTTAATGCATGACATTGTATTAACCGGGACTCATTTTAAGTCGTACGTTAAAAAAACTTTGCCCATTCATAAAAAATATAAGATGTTTTAACACTTTAGCTGAATTAATTCTATTAGTTAAAACCTTTGTCGGTGAAGAAACAGAGACTTCCTTATAAAGAACCTCACACCGTTTTCATTAATCTAATCAGCATTATCTTTGCATAAACCATACACATATGTATTCCACAAACTAAAAGCTAACGACTCTATCGAAAAAATTAAGTGAAATGCTCGCTGTAGCTGCCTAATTTCACACATCCGGGTAATTGAAAATATTACGTCAAAATTATACTAATACATTTATTGTATTAATTTTCGTAGCTCTGCGATCTTTGACTTGTACATATTAATATCTTCATCTTTGAATTGACTTCCTGAACGGTCTAACCTTTCTGTCAGTTTTGCTATAGCGCTTTCAAACTCTATAAAGGATTTACTTTTCAGCTTACCGAACTTAAAAGCTGATTTGCTTATTTGAAACCCAAGTGACTTTGAAA is a window from the Psychrosphaera ytuae genome containing:
- a CDS encoding superinfection exclusion B family protein gives rise to the protein MMDVKQIFEWLKLSGKQAFILCVITSTILFSGDEFLYKLALIEAKNSLQIWISLIWLISISVLLSESIFPAFKWISQKIKWHFKLKSYQQRLHALTVEEKKLLSEYIDRNTRTTSIKYSNGVAKELEAAMVIRRASNLAHYHDVFPYNIQPWAWDYLNKNPELIK